The DNA region TCTTATCATCATTACCCCCAGACCTATTTGGGGAGGAGTATTGCAATCTCCGGAATCATGGGAAGCTATACTACAAACTACATTTATTGCACAAACGGCTCTAATTCAAGCGACTATTCCTTACATGCCCCCGGGAAGTGCTATCGTTATCATTGGAGGCACCACGTCTGTGCAGCACCAGCCTACTTTTGGATTGTCGTGTGTTATTCGTCGTATGTGGACGGCTTATGCTAAAGCCTTATCTCATGAATTAGGTGCGAAAGGCATCCGTGTTAACGTCGTATCCCCAGGAATTGTCTTAACTCCATTTCACGAAAAGCGCATTAAAGAGAGAGCTCAAAAGCATAATACTACATATCTTCAGGAATATGAAAAAGATTCTGCGAGCATCCCTTTAAGACGACACTGCTATCCTGAAGAGGTAGCCAAAACAATAGAGTTTTTCTTGTCATCATCCGCTTCTTTTATTTCAGGAACTAATCTACTTTTGGACGGAGGATTCACTCTTTCGCTTTATTAGTGAAACAGTAATCGAAGGTTAACTCAGACAATAGAAATATAGTAGCAACACCCACTACTAACTTGACTTCCTTCTATCATTGATATAAGTAGCTAGCTCTCAAAGCTCTCCTAAAACTTTTATTTTAATGATACTCTATAATTATGAATAAAGAACCTCTTGACTTCCCTTTGTCATTTATGTAAACATCTCGCACCCAGAGATTTCTCCAAAAAATTCATTTTAGGGATACCTTATGGATGCGAATAAAGAAGCTGTTGTTTGGTCACTAGAAGCAATCGGAGAAATCTATCATTCTCCTGTTTTCGAACTTATTCATAGAGCTAACGCTATTTTAAGAGCTAATTTTCCTCACTCTGAACTACAAACATGTCATTTGATCTCAATTAAAACTGGCGGATGTTCTGAAGATTGTGCCTATTGCGCCCAATCATCTCGATACCAGACTTCAGTCAAACCGGAGCCTATGATGAAAATAAATGATGTTCTGGAACAAGCAAAGCATGCGATTGCAGCAGGAGCTACCCGTGTTTGTTTAGGAGCAGCCTGGAGGGAAGTAAAAGATAATCATCAATTTGATCGTACACTCGCTATGATTAAAGGGATCACTGATATGGGTGCTGAGGTCTGCTGTGCTTTAGGTATGCTATCTCCTGGCCAAGCAGAAAAACTCTATGAAGCTGGCCTTTATGCTTATAATCATAATCTAGACTCTTCTGAGGAATTTTATAAAACTATCATTACGACAAGAAAATATGAAGATCGTCTGAATACCCTCGATGTAATTCATAACTCCGGCATCAGCACGTGCTGCGGAGGAATCGTTGGTATGGGGGAAAGTGTTGATGATCGCATCAAATTGCTACATACTCTAGCCTCGAGAAATTATGCCCCCGAGTCTGTACCAATTAATATGCTATGGCCTATTGAAGGAACCCCTTTAGCAAATCAAGATCGACTTTCT from Chlamydia ibidis 10-1398/6 includes:
- a CDS encoding SDR family oxidoreductase, which gives rise to MYKVTIYKALALCAILGSVVMFSLRAEDKPYVVVTGSTGELGSVISRHLYQKNYDLLLIGRQKSKLLNLHKNCPSCTTLCVDYSHPGYVTDYKSTIKAENRSISGLIIITPRPIWGGVLQSPESWEAILQTTFIAQTALIQATIPYMPPGSAIVIIGGTTSVQHQPTFGLSCVIRRMWTAYAKALSHELGAKGIRVNVVSPGIVLTPFHEKRIKERAQKHNTTYLQEYEKDSASIPLRRHCYPEEVAKTIEFFLSSSASFISGTNLLLDGGFTLSLY
- the bioB gene encoding biotin synthase BioB, with translation MDANKEAVVWSLEAIGEIYHSPVFELIHRANAILRANFPHSELQTCHLISIKTGGCSEDCAYCAQSSRYQTSVKPEPMMKINDVLEQAKHAIAAGATRVCLGAAWREVKDNHQFDRTLAMIKGITDMGAEVCCALGMLSPGQAEKLYEAGLYAYNHNLDSSEEFYKTIITTRKYEDRLNTLDVIHNSGISTCCGGIVGMGESVDDRIKLLHTLASRNYAPESVPINMLWPIEGTPLANQDRLSFWELLRTVATARIVFPHSMVRLAAGRSFLSIEQQTLCFLAGANSIFYGEKLLTVKNSDVNDDNFMLDLLGMHHRPAFSVERGNPCHSTCC